One Curtobacterium sp. MCLR17_007 DNA window includes the following coding sequences:
- a CDS encoding LLM class flavin-dependent oxidoreductase, with protein sequence MRFGYWTPLFGGWLRNVDDEQMPVTFDYVKRLAQRAERIGFDLTLVPELNLNDIKGVAAPSLEAWALAAAIAATTDRLEIMAAMRPGYHLPAVTAKQAATIDDISGGRFTFNVVSAWWAEEARQYGGIFSEHDDRYKRTAEFVEVMKGLWSQTPYSFSGEYYDIQNAHLEPKPRVTPRIYAGGESEAGKASITHYADAYVTHGGTVEELRAKIAEMRRRRDEAGLPPFEAFGMAAYAIVRETEAEAQAELARITDVQHGNAYESYQDFISKSQLEHVPSLEDYSVSNRGLRPGFVGTPEQVASRIREYEDAGVDTLLLQFSPQLEEMERFGEQVIPLVRASVPDDAVSSVGAGPVA encoded by the coding sequence GTGCGATTCGGATACTGGACCCCGCTCTTCGGCGGCTGGCTGCGCAACGTCGACGACGAGCAGATGCCCGTCACCTTCGACTATGTCAAGCGCCTGGCGCAGCGCGCCGAGCGGATCGGCTTCGACCTGACGCTCGTCCCGGAGCTCAACCTCAACGACATCAAGGGCGTCGCGGCGCCCTCACTCGAGGCGTGGGCGCTCGCCGCGGCCATCGCGGCGACGACCGACCGGCTCGAGATCATGGCGGCGATGCGCCCCGGCTACCACCTGCCGGCGGTCACCGCCAAGCAGGCTGCGACGATCGACGACATCTCCGGCGGCCGGTTCACCTTCAACGTGGTGAGCGCCTGGTGGGCCGAAGAGGCACGGCAGTACGGCGGGATCTTCTCCGAGCACGACGACCGGTACAAGCGCACGGCCGAGTTCGTCGAGGTCATGAAGGGGCTCTGGAGCCAGACTCCGTACTCGTTCTCCGGCGAGTACTACGACATCCAGAACGCCCACCTCGAGCCGAAGCCGCGCGTGACGCCCCGCATCTACGCCGGTGGCGAGAGCGAGGCCGGCAAGGCGAGCATCACCCACTACGCCGACGCCTACGTGACCCACGGAGGGACCGTCGAGGAGCTCCGCGCGAAGATCGCCGAGATGCGCCGTCGCCGCGACGAGGCCGGGCTGCCGCCGTTCGAGGCGTTCGGCATGGCCGCGTACGCGATCGTCCGCGAGACGGAAGCGGAAGCGCAGGCCGAGCTCGCGCGCATCACCGACGTGCAGCACGGCAACGCCTACGAGTCCTACCAGGACTTCATCTCGAAGTCGCAGCTCGAGCACGTCCCCTCGCTCGAGGACTACTCGGTGTCCAACCGGGGCCTGCGTCCGGGCTTCGTCGGGACCCCGGAGCAGGTCGCTTCGCGGATCCGCGAGTACGAGGACGCCGGTGTCGACACCCTGTTGCTGCAGTTCTCCCCGCAGCTCGAGGAGATGGAGCGGTTCGGCGAGCAGGTCATCCCGCTCGTGCGGGCGTCGGTGCCGGACGATGCCGTCTCGTCCGTCGGTGCCGGGCCGGTCGCCTGA